A single Glycine soja cultivar W05 chromosome 14, ASM419377v2, whole genome shotgun sequence DNA region contains:
- the LOC114384274 gene encoding dihydrofolate synthetase-like isoform X2: protein MLLSSIRRGFTSRVGPIRTLSSHSEMKDFLDYLDSLKNYEKSGVPKGAGTDSSDGFDLGRMRCLMERFGNPHSKFKAVHIAGTKGKASTAAFVSNILRNEGYSVGCYTSPHILTIRERILLGKSGHLVSAKLLNDLFRRIKPDIDQAMKEENGCISHFEVFTTMAFLLFADENVDFAVIEAGLGGARDATNIISSSGLVASVITTIGEEHLAALGGSLETIAMAKAGIIKQDRPLVLGGPFVPHIERIIRDKAVAMNSPVVSAYDTGNKCTMKSFSILNGRPCQICDILIQVVKDMKMSCKLHDVKLQMLGDHQLQNAATATCVALVLRNLGWSISDKSIRYGLEDTYLLGRSQFLTSEEAEVLGLTGSTVLLDGAHTKESAKALMNTIRMAFPKAQLVFVVAMASDKDHVGFAREILSGVHVETVVLTEAAIAGGVTRTTPASLLRDSWIKASGELGIGIVHDGMAEYSELLKEQPVGSESNLGDGKTVLATESCLKGCLRTANQILSRRGDEKRVIVFTGSLHIAASVLASLAG, encoded by the exons ATGCTTCTGTCGTCGATACGCAGAGGATTCACTAGTCGAGTAGGTCCCATACGAACCCTCTCTTCGCACTCCGAAATGAAAGACTTTCTGGATTACCTCGACTCCCTCAAAAATTACGAGAAATCAGGAGTTCCCAAAGGTGCCGGCACCGATTCCAGCGACGGTTTCGATCTTGGTAGAATGAGATGCCTCATGGAGCGTTTTGGTAACCCTCACTCCAAGTTCAAG GCTGTTCATATTGCTGGAACTAAGGGGAAGGCATCAACAGCTGCTTTTGTATCTAATATTCTGAGGAATGAAGGTTATTCTGTTGGTTGTTACACTAG TCCACATATCCTGACCATCCGGGAGCGCATTTTACTGGGAAAATCCGGCCATCTGGTGTCAGCGAAATTGTTGAATGATCTCTTTCGTAGGATCAAGCCCGATATTGACCAGGCAATGAAAGAGGAAAATGGTTGCATAAGCCATTTTGAg GTTTTCACTACCATGGCATTCCTCCTATTTGCTGATGAGAATGTTGACTTTGCTGTTATTGAG GCTGGGTTAGGGGGTGCACGAGatgcaacaaatataatatCCAGCTCTGGGCTTGTTGCATCAGTCATAACCACTATAGGTGAAGAACATTTGGCAGCTCTTGGGGGTTCTTTGGAAACAATTGCAATGGCAAAGGCAGGAATCATAAAACAAGACCGCCCA TTGGTGTTGGGTGGTCCATTTGTCCCTCATATTGAGCGCATTATTCGAGACAAAGCAGTAGCCATGAATTCACCTGTAGTGTCAGCATACGATACTGGAAATAAGTGTACTATGAAAAGTTTCAGCATACTCAATGGAAGGCCTTGTCAAATTTGTGATATACTGATACAAGTTGTGAAAGACATGAAAATG TCCTGTAAGTTACATGATGTGAAGTTGCAAATGCTTGGAGATCACCAACTTCAAAATGCAGCTACTGCTACTTGTGTGGCACTTGTTCTTCGCAATTTAG GATGGAGTATTTCTGATAAATCTATTAGGTATGGTTTAGAGGATACATACCTTCTTGGAAGGAGTCAATTTCTAACATCTGAAGAAGCTGAGGTATTAGGACTTACTGGATCAACAGTACTGCTTGATGGAG CCCACACCAAAGAATCTGCCAAAGCTCTGATGAATACCATAAGGATGGCATTTCCCAAGGCTCAATTGGTTTTTGTTGTTGCAATGGCAAGTGACAAAGATCATGTGGGATTTGCTCGAGAGATTCTCTCAG GTGTACATGTGGAGACTGTCGTTTTGACAGAAGCTGCTATTGCTGGAGGTGTAACTCGAACAACACCAGCATCTTTGTTGAGAGATTCTTGGATTAAAGCTTCTGGTGAGCTTGGCATTGGTATTGTTCATGATGGAATGGCAGAATACAGTGAATTATTAAAGGAACAACCAGTAGGCTCTGAAAGCAATTTGGGTGATGGTAAGACCGTGTTGGCTACTGAGTCATGTTTAAAGGGTTGTTTGAGAACCGCAAATCAGATTCTAAGCAGACGAGGGGATGAAAAGCGTGTTATTGTCTTCACCGGGTCTCTGCATATTGCAGCTTCAGTCTTAGCTTCTCTTGCTGGTTAA
- the LOC114384274 gene encoding dihydrofolate synthetase-like isoform X1: MLLSSIRRGFTSRVGPIRTLSSHSEMKDFLDYLDSLKNYEKSGVPKGAGTDSSDGFDLGRMRCLMERFGNPHSKFKAVHIAGTKGKASTAAFVSNILRNEGYSVGCYTSFAHHGQQALFFSSSPHILTIRERILLGKSGHLVSAKLLNDLFRRIKPDIDQAMKEENGCISHFEVFTTMAFLLFADENVDFAVIEAGLGGARDATNIISSSGLVASVITTIGEEHLAALGGSLETIAMAKAGIIKQDRPLVLGGPFVPHIERIIRDKAVAMNSPVVSAYDTGNKCTMKSFSILNGRPCQICDILIQVVKDMKMSCKLHDVKLQMLGDHQLQNAATATCVALVLRNLGWSISDKSIRYGLEDTYLLGRSQFLTSEEAEVLGLTGSTVLLDGAHTKESAKALMNTIRMAFPKAQLVFVVAMASDKDHVGFAREILSGVHVETVVLTEAAIAGGVTRTTPASLLRDSWIKASGELGIGIVHDGMAEYSELLKEQPVGSESNLGDGKTVLATESCLKGCLRTANQILSRRGDEKRVIVFTGSLHIAASVLASLAG; encoded by the exons ATGCTTCTGTCGTCGATACGCAGAGGATTCACTAGTCGAGTAGGTCCCATACGAACCCTCTCTTCGCACTCCGAAATGAAAGACTTTCTGGATTACCTCGACTCCCTCAAAAATTACGAGAAATCAGGAGTTCCCAAAGGTGCCGGCACCGATTCCAGCGACGGTTTCGATCTTGGTAGAATGAGATGCCTCATGGAGCGTTTTGGTAACCCTCACTCCAAGTTCAAG GCTGTTCATATTGCTGGAACTAAGGGGAAGGCATCAACAGCTGCTTTTGTATCTAATATTCTGAGGAATGAAGGTTATTCTGTTGGTTGTTACACTAG TTTTGCACATCATGGACAGCAGGCTTTATTTTTCTCAAGCAGTCCACATATCCTGACCATCCGGGAGCGCATTTTACTGGGAAAATCCGGCCATCTGGTGTCAGCGAAATTGTTGAATGATCTCTTTCGTAGGATCAAGCCCGATATTGACCAGGCAATGAAAGAGGAAAATGGTTGCATAAGCCATTTTGAg GTTTTCACTACCATGGCATTCCTCCTATTTGCTGATGAGAATGTTGACTTTGCTGTTATTGAG GCTGGGTTAGGGGGTGCACGAGatgcaacaaatataatatCCAGCTCTGGGCTTGTTGCATCAGTCATAACCACTATAGGTGAAGAACATTTGGCAGCTCTTGGGGGTTCTTTGGAAACAATTGCAATGGCAAAGGCAGGAATCATAAAACAAGACCGCCCA TTGGTGTTGGGTGGTCCATTTGTCCCTCATATTGAGCGCATTATTCGAGACAAAGCAGTAGCCATGAATTCACCTGTAGTGTCAGCATACGATACTGGAAATAAGTGTACTATGAAAAGTTTCAGCATACTCAATGGAAGGCCTTGTCAAATTTGTGATATACTGATACAAGTTGTGAAAGACATGAAAATG TCCTGTAAGTTACATGATGTGAAGTTGCAAATGCTTGGAGATCACCAACTTCAAAATGCAGCTACTGCTACTTGTGTGGCACTTGTTCTTCGCAATTTAG GATGGAGTATTTCTGATAAATCTATTAGGTATGGTTTAGAGGATACATACCTTCTTGGAAGGAGTCAATTTCTAACATCTGAAGAAGCTGAGGTATTAGGACTTACTGGATCAACAGTACTGCTTGATGGAG CCCACACCAAAGAATCTGCCAAAGCTCTGATGAATACCATAAGGATGGCATTTCCCAAGGCTCAATTGGTTTTTGTTGTTGCAATGGCAAGTGACAAAGATCATGTGGGATTTGCTCGAGAGATTCTCTCAG GTGTACATGTGGAGACTGTCGTTTTGACAGAAGCTGCTATTGCTGGAGGTGTAACTCGAACAACACCAGCATCTTTGTTGAGAGATTCTTGGATTAAAGCTTCTGGTGAGCTTGGCATTGGTATTGTTCATGATGGAATGGCAGAATACAGTGAATTATTAAAGGAACAACCAGTAGGCTCTGAAAGCAATTTGGGTGATGGTAAGACCGTGTTGGCTACTGAGTCATGTTTAAAGGGTTGTTTGAGAACCGCAAATCAGATTCTAAGCAGACGAGGGGATGAAAAGCGTGTTATTGTCTTCACCGGGTCTCTGCATATTGCAGCTTCAGTCTTAGCTTCTCTTGCTGGTTAA
- the LOC114384274 gene encoding dihydrofolate synthetase-like isoform X3, protein MLLSSIRRGFTSRVGPIRTLSSHSEMKDFLDYLDSLKNYEKSGVPKGAGTDSSDGFDLGRMRCLMERFGNPHSKFKAVHIAGTKGKASTAAFVSNILRNEGYSVGCYTSFAHHGQQALFFSSSPHILTIRERILLGKSGHLVSAKLLNDLFRRIKPDIDQAMKEENGCISHFEVFTTMAFLLFADENVDFAVIEAGLGGARDATNIISSSGLVASVITTIGEEHLAALGGSLETIAMAKAGIIKQDRPSCKLHDVKLQMLGDHQLQNAATATCVALVLRNLGWSISDKSIRYGLEDTYLLGRSQFLTSEEAEVLGLTGSTVLLDGAHTKESAKALMNTIRMAFPKAQLVFVVAMASDKDHVGFAREILSGVHVETVVLTEAAIAGGVTRTTPASLLRDSWIKASGELGIGIVHDGMAEYSELLKEQPVGSESNLGDGKTVLATESCLKGCLRTANQILSRRGDEKRVIVFTGSLHIAASVLASLAG, encoded by the exons ATGCTTCTGTCGTCGATACGCAGAGGATTCACTAGTCGAGTAGGTCCCATACGAACCCTCTCTTCGCACTCCGAAATGAAAGACTTTCTGGATTACCTCGACTCCCTCAAAAATTACGAGAAATCAGGAGTTCCCAAAGGTGCCGGCACCGATTCCAGCGACGGTTTCGATCTTGGTAGAATGAGATGCCTCATGGAGCGTTTTGGTAACCCTCACTCCAAGTTCAAG GCTGTTCATATTGCTGGAACTAAGGGGAAGGCATCAACAGCTGCTTTTGTATCTAATATTCTGAGGAATGAAGGTTATTCTGTTGGTTGTTACACTAG TTTTGCACATCATGGACAGCAGGCTTTATTTTTCTCAAGCAGTCCACATATCCTGACCATCCGGGAGCGCATTTTACTGGGAAAATCCGGCCATCTGGTGTCAGCGAAATTGTTGAATGATCTCTTTCGTAGGATCAAGCCCGATATTGACCAGGCAATGAAAGAGGAAAATGGTTGCATAAGCCATTTTGAg GTTTTCACTACCATGGCATTCCTCCTATTTGCTGATGAGAATGTTGACTTTGCTGTTATTGAG GCTGGGTTAGGGGGTGCACGAGatgcaacaaatataatatCCAGCTCTGGGCTTGTTGCATCAGTCATAACCACTATAGGTGAAGAACATTTGGCAGCTCTTGGGGGTTCTTTGGAAACAATTGCAATGGCAAAGGCAGGAATCATAAAACAAGACCGCCCA TCCTGTAAGTTACATGATGTGAAGTTGCAAATGCTTGGAGATCACCAACTTCAAAATGCAGCTACTGCTACTTGTGTGGCACTTGTTCTTCGCAATTTAG GATGGAGTATTTCTGATAAATCTATTAGGTATGGTTTAGAGGATACATACCTTCTTGGAAGGAGTCAATTTCTAACATCTGAAGAAGCTGAGGTATTAGGACTTACTGGATCAACAGTACTGCTTGATGGAG CCCACACCAAAGAATCTGCCAAAGCTCTGATGAATACCATAAGGATGGCATTTCCCAAGGCTCAATTGGTTTTTGTTGTTGCAATGGCAAGTGACAAAGATCATGTGGGATTTGCTCGAGAGATTCTCTCAG GTGTACATGTGGAGACTGTCGTTTTGACAGAAGCTGCTATTGCTGGAGGTGTAACTCGAACAACACCAGCATCTTTGTTGAGAGATTCTTGGATTAAAGCTTCTGGTGAGCTTGGCATTGGTATTGTTCATGATGGAATGGCAGAATACAGTGAATTATTAAAGGAACAACCAGTAGGCTCTGAAAGCAATTTGGGTGATGGTAAGACCGTGTTGGCTACTGAGTCATGTTTAAAGGGTTGTTTGAGAACCGCAAATCAGATTCTAAGCAGACGAGGGGATGAAAAGCGTGTTATTGTCTTCACCGGGTCTCTGCATATTGCAGCTTCAGTCTTAGCTTCTCTTGCTGGTTAA